The Ensifer adhaerens genome contains a region encoding:
- a CDS encoding glycosyltransferase family 4 protein — MKKRILVAAHNHPALHPGGTEIFAHDLFRAYQRAGHEVLFLGATNQIHRQVRPGTSFQAIGPEGDEVLLWSGHFDRFFMSQIDVYGVVPDLTELLRDFQPDVVHIHHLLLLGAEFPHIVRRTLPECRIVMTLHDYYPLCHHDGLMVRTSGKELCHKSTPDRCHACFKDIPLDRFVLREQHLKALLRTVDRFVSPSQFLRQRYIDWGLDEEQIDVIANGLPRRDLPTRKDRQENDRPIFGYFGNLNPWKGITVLLEAARQLIDEGLRFELRVHGGAPFQSEGFKDEIARLFKKTAPIVQQRGAYRRDDIAGLIAAVDCTVVPSIWWENAPLVIGEAQSQRKPVIASNIGGMAEMVQDGVSGLTVTPNDPRALAAAMRRIAENPDLRRRLSANARKPDDIDATARRYLTLIDKIEPARTAAA; from the coding sequence ATGAAGAAGCGCATTCTGGTTGCCGCGCACAATCATCCGGCACTCCATCCGGGCGGTACGGAGATTTTCGCGCACGACCTCTTCCGCGCCTATCAACGCGCCGGCCACGAGGTGCTCTTTCTCGGCGCCACCAATCAGATTCACCGGCAGGTGCGCCCAGGCACGAGCTTCCAGGCGATTGGTCCTGAGGGCGACGAGGTGCTGCTGTGGTCCGGTCATTTCGACCGCTTCTTCATGAGCCAGATCGACGTCTATGGCGTCGTGCCTGATCTGACCGAGCTCTTGCGAGATTTCCAGCCGGATGTGGTCCACATTCACCACCTGCTGCTGCTCGGCGCCGAGTTTCCGCACATCGTGCGCCGGACCTTGCCCGAGTGTCGCATCGTGATGACGCTGCACGACTACTACCCGCTTTGCCACCATGACGGGCTGATGGTGCGAACCAGCGGCAAGGAGCTTTGCCACAAGTCGACGCCCGACCGCTGTCACGCCTGTTTCAAGGATATTCCGCTCGACCGCTTCGTGCTTCGCGAACAGCATCTGAAAGCGCTCTTACGCACCGTCGATCGTTTCGTATCGCCCAGCCAGTTCCTGCGGCAGCGATACATCGACTGGGGCCTCGATGAAGAGCAGATCGATGTGATCGCCAACGGCCTGCCGCGGCGGGACCTTCCGACCCGGAAGGATCGACAGGAAAACGACCGGCCGATCTTTGGTTATTTCGGCAACCTCAATCCCTGGAAGGGCATCACCGTGCTGCTTGAGGCCGCACGACAGCTTATCGACGAGGGCCTGCGCTTCGAACTCAGGGTCCACGGCGGCGCACCGTTCCAGAGCGAAGGTTTCAAGGACGAGATCGCGCGCCTCTTCAAAAAGACGGCCCCCATCGTCCAGCAGCGCGGCGCCTACCGGCGCGACGACATTGCCGGTCTCATCGCCGCGGTCGATTGCACCGTCGTGCCGTCGATCTGGTGGGAAAACGCGCCGCTTGTCATCGGCGAGGCGCAATCCCAGCGCAAGCCAGTGATCGCGAGCAATATCGGCGGCATGGCCGAAATGGTCCAGGACGGCGTGAGCGGCCTGACCGTTACGCCCAACGACCCGCGTGCGCTGGCCGCCGCCATGCGTCGTATCGCGGAGAACCCGGATCTCAGGCGTCGCCTTTCGGCAAACGCCCGCAAACCCGACGATATCGACGCAACTGCCCGCCGCTATCTCACGCTCATCGACAAGATAGAGCCGGCACGAACTGCCGCGGCCTAG
- a CDS encoding class I SAM-dependent methyltransferase: MNQPALRHADSLQTAWQPNENRIDGMLQTVLNNRFLPQPDSNSVFVGDGNYRAVGAEFLGHFIRMGGLRPENSVLDIGSGIGRMAVPLTQYLEADRARYVGVDPVEGGVAWCRKSVTPVYPNFTFEHVDIAHELYNPLGKINGKALRLPYPDRTFDFAIMTSIVTHLPPDEVLVYFSEINRMLKPGGRLFVTAFVVDQVAAKNENGRRDPRLGFNRSGDGPCWFVPGLPPLAAVGFDDGFLDRALERAGFSTILKSLGHWRGQDAGHYQDVFVAERRGANG; the protein is encoded by the coding sequence ATGAACCAACCCGCACTTCGCCACGCAGACAGCCTGCAAACGGCCTGGCAGCCGAATGAGAACCGCATCGACGGGATGCTTCAAACGGTCCTGAATAATCGCTTCCTGCCACAGCCCGACAGCAACAGCGTGTTTGTCGGAGACGGCAATTACCGGGCGGTTGGCGCCGAGTTTCTCGGCCATTTCATCCGCATGGGCGGATTGCGGCCCGAAAACAGCGTGCTCGATATCGGGAGCGGTATCGGCCGGATGGCGGTTCCGCTCACGCAGTATCTCGAAGCCGATCGCGCCCGCTATGTCGGCGTCGATCCGGTCGAAGGCGGTGTTGCCTGGTGCCGCAAGTCCGTCACCCCGGTCTACCCGAACTTCACCTTTGAGCACGTGGACATTGCCCATGAGCTCTACAATCCCTTGGGCAAGATCAACGGCAAGGCGCTGAGGCTCCCCTATCCGGACCGCACGTTCGATTTCGCAATCATGACGTCGATCGTCACCCATCTGCCGCCCGATGAAGTGCTTGTCTATTTCAGCGAGATCAACCGGATGCTGAAGCCGGGTGGCCGGCTCTTCGTGACGGCGTTCGTGGTCGATCAGGTGGCCGCAAAAAATGAAAACGGCAGGCGGGATCCACGCCTCGGCTTCAACCGCAGCGGCGATGGTCCCTGCTGGTTCGTGCCGGGCCTGCCGCCGCTCGCGGCCGTCGGTTTCGATGACGGCTTTCTCGATCGGGCGCTCGAACGCGCGGGCTTCTCGACCATCCTGAAATCACTCGGCCATTGGCGCGGCCAGGATGCCGGCCATTACCAGGACGTCTTCGTTGCCGAACGCCGGGGTGCAAACGGATGA